The Nocardioides campestrisoli genome includes a window with the following:
- a CDS encoding SDR family oxidoreductase: protein MHGLNGKTAIITGASRGIGLGIAQRLVAEGVRVCVTARKAEALEEAVAALGGPEHAIGVAGNASDESHREEVVARTLETFGSVDLLVNNTGINPVYGPMVEIDLDAARKIVETNVISALAWVQSAHRAWMGEHGGSVVNISSVAGTKPAPGITMYGASKAMLISVTESLAVELGPDIRVNAVAPAVVKTRFASALYEGREEEVASSYPLKRLGVPEDIGSVVAFLLSDEAAWLTGQTLVVDGGLTLTGGV, encoded by the coding sequence GTGCACGGACTCAACGGCAAGACCGCGATCATCACCGGCGCGAGCCGCGGCATCGGGCTGGGCATCGCCCAGCGGCTGGTCGCCGAGGGCGTACGCGTCTGCGTGACCGCCCGCAAGGCGGAGGCGCTGGAGGAGGCCGTGGCCGCGCTCGGCGGACCCGAGCACGCGATCGGCGTGGCCGGCAACGCCAGCGACGAGAGCCACCGGGAGGAGGTGGTCGCCCGCACCCTCGAGACCTTCGGCAGCGTCGACCTGCTGGTCAACAACACCGGCATCAACCCGGTCTACGGGCCGATGGTCGAGATCGACCTGGACGCCGCGCGCAAGATCGTCGAGACCAACGTGATCAGCGCGCTGGCCTGGGTGCAGTCGGCCCACCGGGCGTGGATGGGCGAGCACGGCGGCTCGGTGGTCAACATCTCCTCGGTCGCCGGCACCAAGCCCGCGCCCGGGATCACCATGTACGGCGCCAGCAAGGCGATGCTGATCAGCGTCACCGAGTCGCTGGCCGTCGAGCTGGGCCCCGACATCCGGGTCAACGCGGTCGCCCCGGCGGTGGTGAAGACCCGCTTCGCCAGCGCGCTCTACGAGGGCCGGGAGGAGGAGGTCGCCTCGTCCTACCCGCTCAAGCGGCTCGGTGTGCCGGAGGACATCGGCAGCGTGGTGGCGTTCCTGCTCTCCGACGAGGCCGCCTGGCTGACCGGCCAGACCCTGGTGGTCGACGGCGGGCTGACGCTGACCGGCGGCGTCTGA
- a CDS encoding SDR family NAD(P)-dependent oxidoreductase, translating into MAGLLDGAGAVVTGAGHGIGRALARRLAAEGARVVVNDLDAEAVTAVAEEIGGTAVPGDCASVEGVADLVSQAQEALGRIDVFLANAGIDAAHETGQDSLQVAEEVWERMLQVNTMAHVRAARALVPGWLADGRGGRFVVTASAAGLLTMLGSAPYSVTKHAAVGFAEWLSATYGHRGITVQAICPQGVQTRMLEQSGPLKELLSHDVALTPEQVADAWVESLADDRFLVLPHPEVADYYAARATQNERWLRGMRRLQAGLDQRTGATS; encoded by the coding sequence ATGGCCGGCCTCCTGGACGGCGCGGGCGCCGTGGTCACGGGTGCGGGACACGGCATCGGCCGGGCGCTGGCGCGCCGGCTGGCCGCGGAGGGCGCCCGGGTGGTGGTCAACGACCTGGACGCCGAGGCGGTCACCGCGGTCGCCGAGGAGATCGGCGGCACGGCCGTGCCCGGCGACTGCGCCTCGGTCGAGGGCGTGGCCGACCTGGTGTCGCAGGCGCAGGAGGCGCTCGGCCGGATCGACGTCTTCCTGGCCAACGCCGGCATCGACGCCGCGCACGAGACCGGGCAGGACAGCCTCCAGGTGGCCGAGGAGGTCTGGGAGCGGATGCTCCAGGTCAACACGATGGCCCACGTCCGGGCGGCCCGCGCGCTGGTGCCCGGCTGGCTGGCCGACGGGCGAGGCGGCCGGTTCGTGGTCACCGCCTCCGCGGCGGGACTGCTGACGATGCTCGGCAGCGCGCCGTACTCGGTGACCAAGCACGCGGCGGTCGGCTTCGCCGAGTGGCTCTCGGCGACCTACGGCCACCGCGGGATCACCGTGCAGGCGATCTGCCCGCAGGGCGTGCAGACCCGGATGCTGGAGCAGTCCGGTCCGCTCAAGGAGCTGCTCTCCCACGACGTGGCGCTCACCCCCGAGCAGGTGGCCGACGCCTGGGTCGAGTCGCTGGCCGACGACCGGTTCCTGGTCCTCCCCCACCCCGAGGTGGCCGACTACTACGCAGCCCGGGCCACCCAGAACGAGCGCTGGCTGCGCGGCATGCGCCGACTGCAGGCTGGGCTGGACCAGCGGACGGGGGCGACCTCGTGA
- a CDS encoding phosphotransferase family protein, whose product MSELQHDGVPGLDLDAFGAWYAAQRPDQLAADRVGDLTARLIAGGKSNLTYEVTDGDSWWIVRRPPLGHVQATAHDMGREHTVMTALAGTDVPVPQTFALCSDESVLGARFYVMERVAGTPYRSAAQLTELGTERTAHLAQAMIEVLAALHTVDPAEVGLAEFGRPQGFLERQVRRWGKQLEGSRTRELPDADRLLAHLADHVPSEGAAGIVHGDYRLDNLLSVADDDRPVKAVVDWEMATLGDPLTDLALLLTYDNLPRLIGDLPLADASTAPGYPSAEEQLASYVAAGGRETAGPGGDMGFHLGLAHLKLAVILEGINHRHQAGQTVGGGFDAIGDAVEPLLAAGLAAATGRADLIS is encoded by the coding sequence GTGAGCGAGCTGCAGCACGACGGCGTCCCCGGCCTGGACCTCGACGCCTTCGGGGCCTGGTACGCCGCACAGCGTCCCGACCAGCTGGCCGCCGACCGGGTCGGCGACCTGACGGCCCGCCTGATCGCCGGCGGCAAGTCCAACCTGACCTACGAGGTCACCGACGGCGACTCCTGGTGGATCGTCCGCCGTCCGCCGCTGGGCCACGTGCAGGCCACCGCGCACGACATGGGCCGCGAGCACACGGTGATGACGGCGCTCGCGGGCACCGACGTCCCGGTGCCGCAGACCTTCGCGCTGTGCTCCGACGAGTCGGTGCTGGGTGCGCGGTTCTACGTGATGGAACGCGTCGCAGGCACCCCGTACCGCAGCGCCGCCCAGCTCACCGAGCTGGGCACCGAGCGCACCGCGCACCTCGCCCAGGCGATGATCGAGGTGCTCGCCGCGCTGCACACCGTCGACCCCGCCGAGGTGGGGCTGGCCGAGTTCGGTCGCCCGCAGGGGTTCCTCGAGCGGCAGGTGCGCCGCTGGGGCAAGCAGCTGGAAGGGTCCAGGACCCGCGAGCTGCCCGACGCCGACCGGCTGCTGGCGCACCTGGCCGACCACGTCCCGTCGGAGGGCGCGGCCGGCATCGTGCACGGCGACTACCGGCTCGACAACCTGCTCTCGGTCGCCGACGACGACCGGCCGGTCAAGGCGGTCGTCGACTGGGAGATGGCCACCCTCGGCGACCCGCTCACCGACCTGGCGCTGCTGCTGACCTACGACAACCTCCCCCGGCTCATCGGCGACCTGCCGCTCGCCGACGCCAGCACCGCGCCGGGCTACCCGAGCGCCGAGGAGCAGCTCGCCTCGTACGTCGCTGCCGGCGGGCGCGAGACGGCCGGCCCGGGCGGCGACATGGGCTTCCACCTGGGCCTGGCCCACCTCAAGCTCGCGGTGATCCTCGAGGGGATCAACCACCGCCACCAGGCGGGCCAGACCGTCGGCGGCGGCTTCGACGCCATCGGCGACGCCGTCGAGCCGCTGCTCGCCGCCGGGCTCGCCGCGGCCACCGGACGAGCCGACCTCATCTCCTGA